Within the Salinirubrum litoreum genome, the region GTGGGACCCGAGCGGCGAGGCCGGGACAGAGAGCATCGAGATCGAACTCGTCTGGGGCCCCGACGCCGACACCGACGAGACCGGCTCCGGTACTCGGTGAGTCACCCGGCGTCTGCTGGTTCTCGCCGCGTGGCAATCTGCTTCAATTGTTTTTAGCCTCGTTGACGTCTCTCCGGGTATGACGAACAGGTCTCCGGTGGACGGTGCGGCTGGACTGCGTGACGACCAGACTCCACTGGCCATCGAGACCCGTGGGTTGACGAAGCGGTTCGGCGACCACGTGGCCGTCGACGGCCTCGACCTCTCGATCCCACGGGGGAGCGTCTACGGCTTCCTCGGGCCGAACGGGGCCGGGAAGACGACGACGATGCGGATGCTGACGACGCTGTTGCCGCCTTCCGCCGGGACGGCGACGATCGCGGGGACGCCGCTGTCCGAGCGTGCGACGGTGACGCGCTCGCTCGGTTACCTCCCCGAGACGCCGCCGCTGTACGACGAACTCACCGGTCGCGAACAACTGTCCTACGTCGCGTTCTTGCACGACCTACCCGACGCGGTCGCCACGGAGCGCATCGAGTCGCTCCTGACACGACTCGACCTGCGTGAGGACGCGGACCGGCCGCTCTCGACGTACTCCAAGGGGATGCGCCAGAAGGTCGGACTCATCCAGGCGGTCCTCCACGAACCTGCCGTGCTGTTTCTCGACGAACCGACCAGCGGACTCGACCCGCGTGCTGCCCGGACGGTGCTCGACGTGATCGAGGACCTCGTCGACGAGGAGACGACCGTCTTCCTCTCGACACACATCCTGTCGGTCGTCGACGAACTCGCCGACACCATCGGGGTCCTCCACGAGGGACGACTGGTCGCCGAAGGGTCGCCGGGCGACCTCACACGCCGTGCCGAGACGGGCGAAGAACGGACCCTCGAACAGGCGTTCCTCGAGGTGACCGCCGACCACGCCACGGCAGCGACGACCGGGGACAGCCCATGAGTTCGCTCGGCGACGACCTCCGCCACGGGGCCGGCATCGCGCGGGTCGAACTCAGGCGGTCGCTCCGGAAGTCCTTCGGCACCCGGAAGCGACAACTGGCGGTGCTCGCGTTCGTGGCGCTCTTCGCCCCGCTGCTGGTCTTCTGGGGAGACGTCGCCTACTCGGCGGGACAGGCCGCCGCCGGGCGCGGGATCTCCCTCGAGATACTCGGCATCCAACTGACACTGCTCGTCGTCGTCTTCGTCGTGATGGGTGCTTTGCGCGTCGTCCAGCAGGGACGTCCGGACGGCGACAGCCTCCTGTTGACGACGACGACGACACGCGCCATCCTCCTCGGGACGACGGCCCACGCGACCGTCCAACTCGTCGGGTTCGTCTTGGTGCCGACCGTCCTGTTCGCCGGGGGGTTCGCGCTCGGTGCCGGCCAACCACTGCTACTCCTGACGGCCGTGCTAGCGGTGCTCCCACTGTTCACGTGCGTCTCGCTACTAGGCACCGTTCTCGGTCAAGCGGTCGTCCTCGGGCTGTTGCGGAGTCGGTCGCTCCGCGCCGTGAGTCGGGGCTTCGGCGTCGTCCTCCTCGTGGCGTTGATGGGACTGAGCTACGCCGCGATGGCCCCGGTGATGGGCGCGACCGAACCACTCGCGCCGTTCGCGGTCGTCGCGACCCCCGCCACGCTTTACCTCGCGTTCGTCTTCGTCGGGACGCCCTTCGCGCCGTCACCGGGAGTCGGGAGCGGTCTGGTCGGACTCACGGTGCTGGTGAGCATCCCCGTGTTCTTCGCGGTCGC harbors:
- a CDS encoding ABC transporter ATP-binding protein; amino-acid sequence: MTNRSPVDGAAGLRDDQTPLAIETRGLTKRFGDHVAVDGLDLSIPRGSVYGFLGPNGAGKTTTMRMLTTLLPPSAGTATIAGTPLSERATVTRSLGYLPETPPLYDELTGREQLSYVAFLHDLPDAVATERIESLLTRLDLREDADRPLSTYSKGMRQKVGLIQAVLHEPAVLFLDEPTSGLDPRAARTVLDVIEDLVDEETTVFLSTHILSVVDELADTIGVLHEGRLVAEGSPGDLTRRAETGEERTLEQAFLEVTADHATAATTGDSP